Sequence from the Chloroflexota bacterium genome:
CGACCAGCCGCATACTCAAGGAGCATACTCTGGGGATTTAGGAGCAGGATTGTTGCCGCATCCACTTTGAGATGCGGAATGATCTGGTCCAGCACCGTTCCGAGCACAACGTATGGATCAGAATTGGAGATGATCGCCAAGTCAATGTTGTGCAACGCGTTCAGGCGCTCGACTTGGTATGCTAGATTTGCTTGAGCCCCCATAGAATCACCATTACGTGACTCAACGAGGTGTGAAATTGACGTAACGGTGTAGAACTTGGGATCGAACATTACACACCACGTTGTGCACACTGCACACGGTCGCGCTCACTCGCACCATATCCCATCCGCTCTTCAAAGATCCAATTCGCAACCGTATTGACGAACGCGCGATAGTCATCGGTATGAATCCGACAGAGGACGGCTTTTTCCTCCGGCGTCAGATGAAACCGTTCCGAGTTGTACCCTTCTGCGGCGCGCAACGGATCGCGCATCAACAATTCCCTGTACTTGCGATCCAGCGCGCCGGCGCTAACCAGTCGCTCCAGATCGAGATGATTCACCATGGACCACTCCTTTGGGCTTGGAAAATTGATAGAGGGCAACGCCAAAGCCCACCAATAGAACTAGATCGCCAATACTAAAAGCCGTCGGCAACGGAAACGGACGACTCAGCACGAACACATCACCGAGAAACCAAAACGGCGCGTCGGATGCCGGCAACACGATGTCTTTTGAGCCAGGTCGCACCAATCCACTTTGCCAATGCTCAACCGCGACCGCCGGATTCAACTTGGACATCGCCTCCGGCGTGATGGGCATGTATCCACCGTTGAATATCATCGGCAACAGGTTCAACAGGAAACCGACCGCCAAGAGCCAAAGAGCCGGCGTGGATCGGTTCGCAACAAAGAAAACGACCAATAAACATTGGGATAGAACGAACAAGATTGTTCGTTCTATCCCGCCAGCCCACCGCAATGCAATTGCCTGAAGAACCAATCCAACGACTGGCAGCAACAGAAACCTAAACGGCGGCAGAGTGGACGATTGATGAGTTGGATGAGCACGCGCTTGCCAAAGCAGGATTCCAGCACCTAGCGCGAACAGGACGATTGCAAAGAGCGTCATAACGGATTAGCACACAGATGAGCCGCAGGAAATGTCATCCGGCGCACCAGCGGCAAGCGCAAGTGCGATCAGCGTCAAGAGCAAGATGACCCAAATGAGTCGCGGCGAACCAAGCAATTTGACGACCAACAGATTCAATTTTTCCACGGGAACCTCCTCCAAGATTCGTTTCAGGTTTGATTTGCCCCCAGTATAACGACCGCCTGTTACCAGGTTGTTACCGCGCAAAAAGAAAAAACCTGCCAAGTGTTTAGGAATTGGCAGGTTTACAAACAAGTACAAACTTCCGTCTCGTGGAGATCAGACCTTCAGGTTTCGCGCAAACGCCTGGAAGGTCAACGGATCAATCTCGACTACACCGTCATTTGAACGATTCGCCGGTAAAAGCGCTGGACCTCGGGCGATGGTTCGACCCCCATTTCTTCCTGAAGCATCGTCTTTAGTTTTTCATAGTGCGCTAATGCGGCAGCGCGATTACCCATTCGAACATGGGTTTGCATTCCACCTCGCCACGCCGCTTCGAAGAAGGGTTCGCTGCGCGACGCTCGGTTGTATGTTTGCAACGCAGCGTCTAGATCGCCCACTTGATTGTACGTTTCGCCAAGCGAGATGAGCGCGGCGAGATAAATTTTCTTCAATCGCTCGCGCTCGACTATGACCCAATCACCCTCCACACGTTCCAGGTAATCGCCGCGATACAACTCGAGCGCCTGTTCCAAACGCGCGATTTTGGCGCGCTCGCCCTGAGCGCGATTGGCGTCCGTTAAACCTTTTTCAAACTCGTACGTATCGTACCATAACTGTTCTGGCGCGAGCGCGTACCATCCATTCGCCAAAACGACGGGGCACAATGCCTTGCGAATACGGGTGGCGGTGATACGCAGCGCGCCGTCCGCGCGTTCAGCGGAAGAATCGGGCCAAAACAGTTCCCACAATTCATCGCGCCGCGCGCCTTGCGGATAACGCGTCAGCAAAAACAAAAACAACTCGCGCGCCTGCGGACGCAATTGAGATACCTCGACGCCGTTGAACGTAAAGCGTTCCTGTCCCAGCGTATAGACCGACAACGCCGGCGTTGCCTGCGTCGCAGTGACATACACAAACGTCTGAGAAGGAACTGGGCGAATGCGTTCGAGAATTTGTTTGAACCGCGCACCCACCTGGCGCATGGTGCTCGCCATTCGCAGCGTCAACTCAGTTCTACGCCCATCCACCACCAGGAAATTATCGTAGCCCAACTCATCCACCAACCTTGCCACAGGCATAAGATGCTTTTGAGCCAGTTCCACTTTTCCTTGAATGTTGAGCGCGTGCGCCAAATTGAATTCGGTTTGCGCCTCTAAATGCTTGTTGCCGCTTGCATGGAACAACGCGGACGCTTCGCCGAATAGTACAATCGCCTCATCCAGTTGCGCCTGTTCTTGGGCTAACAAGCCACGGCATAATTTGAACTGCCCCACTTCGAGCGCGGACTCGTTCGTTTGAACATGTTGCGCCGCCGAATCAAGCCATTCGCGCGCGCGCCGCAAATCACCCATCAAGCGATAACAGTCACTCGTACCCAATTTGCTGTAAAAAACGATATACGCACGATGCGCCTCTTGCGCGGCGCGTAAACTGTCAGCATAAAATTCAAGGGCTTGAGGATAATCCCCAAGGTCACGATACAAGTCTCCTAGTGTGGCGAGTACAAGCGCTTCAATCCGACGCGTGCCCTCTTCACGCGCGCGAACAAGCGCATCGCGTAAGATTTTATCTGCTTCGCGAGTCTCCCCTTGCAAGTAATAGACATTCCCAAGACTATTCAACGTGCTCGCTGCACTACCTGGATTCTGTAATTGTTCCCACAAGCGCAGGGCTGCGCTATAATAGGACAATGCTTCGGAAAGCAAACCTTGTGCGCGCGTAGTAATGCCGAGATCGTGGTATACGTTTGCTTGACCGATTAGATCCTCGGTAGCGCCGAACATCTCAGACGCGTTTTTCAAATGGGCAAAAGCATTCGCCAGATCACCTAGTGAGTATTCCGATGTCCCACGCAAATGCAAACTTGCCGCTTTCAAACGCATGGCTTGGGAATGAGATAGCGAACCAACCAGCGCGTCTATCTTGTCAGCGTGTTCGATACACTCACGGTAGCGACCCAATAAAGCTAGAACGGCACCCTTCAATTCGATCTTGTCGGCGGCAGAAATCGGATCGCCCATTTGCTCGAAGAGACGCGCGGCGCTATCGAAAAAGAACAACGCTTGCTCCAACTCGCCGCGTGAGCGGTGGATTTTACCTTTCAGACTTTGGAGGTGCGGACGCAGGTCGCTGGTCTGCGCGGGCAATGCCTCAAGCCACGGCGACATGACGGCGATGTGCGAAGGCGTCCGCAATGAATCTTCCGCCGATTCCAACGCGCGCACGGCATCTTCGGTGCGTCCCAACGAGAGATGAATCTCGACCACGCGCTCCCATTGCCCCTGCTCTTCAAACAACTTGGCGCACGTCAACGCCAGCGTTTCAAACCACGCTGGATCCTCGTACCGCAATCGCGTTTTGAGAAACTCGCGAAACAAGGGATGATACGTGTACGCTTCCGTCGTGCCACCCAACCGCGTCACGAAAAGTTGTTGGCTCTGCAGAATATCCAAATGCTGACGCGCGTGTTCCACGCCGGGCAAACGATTCAGCAGGTCCGGGTCGAGTGGGTCGAGAATCGAAGAGCCGATCATGAATCGCTGAATTTCGGGCGGCTGTTTCGCAAAGACCTGCTCGGCAAGATATTCATACACACGCCCCGCCGCGTCGGGCGCGAGCGCCGCGCCTTCCACCAATTCACGCCAACCCATTTGGTGCGCCATCAAAAGTAGGGCGGTGATCCATCCATCCGTCACCTGAGCCAATTCTTGGGCGCGCTCTTCGGGAACAGCCAACTTGAAATTCTGTTGAACCAGCGCTTGAATTTCTGGCGCGGTGAACTTGAGTTCGTTGATGCTGAGACCGTCCATTTGCCCGCGCGCGAGGAGTAGGATTTGATCCGGAATTTTCGGCAGCGTGCGCGAATCAAGGATGAGATGACAACTCTCTGCGCCGTACCGAATCAACAGCGCGACAAGATCGTGAATCGTCGGGTTGTGAATGGCGTGATAGTCGTCGAAGATGATGACCAGATGATCGGGCAACCGGAATAGATCGTTCGCGATGAGCGCGACGACACTCTGCAGTGATTCGAGCGAATCCGCGGCGCGGTCGAGCGCCATCAGGGCTTGCGAGCCAAAAGTCGGAAAGTGGACGCGGATCGAGGCGAGGAGGTACTGCAAAAAAGTATGCGGAGTGTTATCGAATTCATCCAGCGCGTACCACGCGACGGGAAAGTCTGCATCGTGGGCAAAATCAATCAGCAGACTCGTCTTGCCGTAACCAGCCGGCGCGGTGATCAAACAAAGTTGTTTTTCGATGTGAGCGTAGAGAAAGTCAATCAACCGCGGACGGCGTAACAAGTCTGCGCGACGAGGCGGACGGTGAGTCTTGGCAACCACCAAGGATGCCGTTGAGTTTAGAGCCATTGGTTCCTATTCACAAGCCACACGGCAAGTCTCTCGCGTGATTTAATTATACCACAAGTCTGCTAGACACACCTCTTTCGTTTCTCAGCCACCATTCTTTATTCCGCGAATTCTGCGAATCTCCGCTAATTTTTCATTCACATTCGCGTCATTCGCGGATAATTCCGTGCGTCTGTGTGCGCCAATGACGAAAAACTGAGTCACGATCACGGTACAATTTGGTACCAAAACATGGAGAGAAAACCACGCGCGTCCGGCTTGGTCAACTCTTTGACGATTTGCGGTGCGCCGTTCGAACAACGCCATTCGTACACCGTCGCGCGCCCGGTGACGACCGCGGGGATCACGCTGGCGTTGCGATTCGTCTTGCAAAAATCCGTGATCGCGGTTGAAGGGGTGCGACTCGTGTTCGCTTTTTCCTGGCATGGGATATTCGCGCCGAAACTGCACGCCCACACCTGATTGTTCATACAGCGCCACGTCGTCAATCGTGCGTTTTGCTCCACCGATGCATCCGGCGCAAGTTTCATCGCGCGCATCAAACCCTTGACGACCGTGTCCGGTGTTTTCGGTCCGCTGTAGCGCGCATCCGGTTCGTCCACGGTACCGATTGTCGTGCAGTACGCGAATGGATCGGCGATGCCGGTTGATGCCGGCGTTGCCGGCGGGAGGATCACCACATACGGCGTTGGATTGGGTTGCACGACGATTTGCGTGCTAACCACGGCAAGCGTCGGACTAGGCACCGGACCCACCGGCGTCGCCGCTTGCGAGCCGCACGCCGATAGAACGAGCGCACCGAACGCGCTCGCGAGTATGATCAGTTTTCGATTCATACCAACCTTCCCGATACCAATACTCTCGCTATAGAGCAACACCTTCGCCATTTCGTTTTCGCCCATCGATTTATCCGCGAATCTCGCGAATCTTCGCGAATTTTCTTTTTTATTCGCGTTATTCGCGGATCACCTCGTGGTTTTGGCGAAGGTATTGTATAGAGGTTTAGGTCTGGTTTTAGGAATTCCGCATAGACGTACAGCAAACTTATAATCGAAGCACAGGTGCCCGGTCGCAGAACATTCGTTTATTCATTCGTCCGTTTATTCATTCGTCCGTTTCAATTTCGCTGACTTGCGTTCTCTTCCGCTTGAACCTTGTGGAGCGCCGCGACGGCGACTTGAATCATCTGATCATCCGGCTCGCGCGTCGTGAAACCTTGGAGCGCCAAGCTGGGTTTGACGACGAGCCACTCGAGCACCGGATTATTTTGGTGCGCCGAACTGAACTTGATGAGTTCATAACTCAGCGCGGCGACGACCGGGATCAACACGATGCGCGACACGATTCGCAAAACCAGCGGCGGTTGACCCAACAACACGAACACAAGAATCGAAACAACGACGACGGTCAGTAAAAAGCCCGTGCCGCAACGCGGATGCGCTTTGCTAAATTTCTGAATCGTCTCCGGCGTGAGCGCTGCGCCGGCTTCTTCGGCGGCAATTGTCTTGTGTTCCGCGCCGTGATATTGAAACACGCGGCGCACATCCGGCATCAAACTGATCGCCCACAAGTACGCCAGAAACAGCGACAGGCGGATCGCGCCTTCGAGCAAATTGCTCGCGAGCGATGTGGCATCGCGATGGACGAGCCAGGTCGCCAAATACGGATCGGCGAAATTCACAAGCACGAGCGGCAACACGAAGAACAGACCGATGCCGAACGTGAGCGACACCGCGAGCGTACCAAAGGCGACGCCCGCCGGCAATCCCTGGCTCGGCGCGGGTGTCGCGGTCGGCGACCCAGGTTTACTTTCGACGTGATCGTGGGGCTTGTCTTCTTGCACCGCGATGTTCGCCGAAAACAGCAACATCTTGGTGCCCAACACCAACGTGTCCCACAGAATCGTCATCGCGCGCAAGAACGGCAGTTTCGACCAACGGCTCGCGTAAATCGCCGGCGCAATTGGTTCGCTCACTGTGACAATCGTGCCCTGGGGATCGCGCACGGCGCATGCAACAAAACGACGACCGCGCATCATCACGCCTTCAATGACCGCTTGACCGCCGTAGATGGGTTTATTTTTCAACGGTTCACCTCGCAACAGAATGCAGGGATTTTATACCAGAGGCGCGAATGTGTCAAGGAAAAATCGCGCGTACCGCGGGGGCGAGGCATTCGCCACATCAACATCGTGCGACAGGGCGAATCGAACTCGACGAACATTCTGACCGTCTCGTATTTTTGCGAATGCCTCGCCCCCACGAATGGCGCGTTGTGTTTGACTCTCGTGTCATCTCTGATATAATGCCGCGCATGTCTATTCCAGATCAAGATTCGCTCGCGCGCGCGGTTCACGAATTGCTCCTCGCGCGCAAACAAACACTGGCAATTGCGGAATCGTGCACTGGCGGACTCGTCACGCATCGTCTCACCAATCTTGCGGGCAGTTCCAACTATTTGATTGCCGCCGTGATCGCGTACGCGTACCAAGCCAAGGTCGCCGCACTCGGCGTGACCTGGGATACGCTCAATCATCACGGCGCGGTCAGCCCGGAAACGGCGACCGAAATGGCGCGCGGCGCGCGCGAGAAATTTTCCGCGACGATCGGCGTCGCGGTCACCGGCATCGCGGGACCAGGCGGCAGTACACCGGACAAACCGGTCGGACTTACTTACCTCGCGCTCGCGAGCGCGGACGGCGTGATCGTCGAAAAGCACATTTGGAACGGCGACCGCGTCGCGAACAAAACGCAAAGTGCGGATGCAGTCCTGCATTTGTTGCTACGCTATTTGTCAAATCCAAAATCGTAATTCAAAATTCGAAATTCGGAATTACGGCAAACCTGGCAGTTGAATTTCGAATTACGAATTTTGAATTTCCAAAGGCGCATCATGCAAATCCTCCAAGCCATTCTGCTCGGTATCATCCAAGGTCTCACCGAATTCATCCCAATCTCCAGCTCCGCACATCTCGTCATCGTGCCATGGTTGTTCGAGTGGAACGACCCCGCGCTCGAAAGTTTGACATTCGACGTCGCGCTGCATCTCGGCACGCTCCTCGCGCTCCTCGCGTTTTTCGCGAGCGACTGGGTACGCTTGATTCGCGCCGGCATCGCGAGCATCCTCGAACGCAAAATTGGCGATGACGTGGATCGGCGGCTCGCGTGGTTTCTCGTCGTCGGTTCGATTCCCGGCGGAGTCGTCGGTGTGCTCGCCGAAAGCAAAATCGAAGAGCTATTTCACCCAAAGAACGCACCGATTCAGGCGACGGCGATGATCGCGATGGGCGTGATTATCGCGTTGCTCGGCGCGGCGCTGTTCGCGGCGGAACGCTTGGCGCGACATCTGCGAACATTGCCGCAAGTCACTTGGCGCGACGCGATCTTGATCGGCATCGCGCAATCGTTCGCGATTTTTCCGGGCGTCTCGCGCTCGGGCGCGACGATCACCACCGGTCTCGCGCTCGGGTTGCAACGCGAAACCGCCGCGCGTTTTTCGTTCCTGCTCTCCGCGCCAATCATCGCCGGTGCTGGCGCAAAAAGTCTGTGGGATATTTTCAAAGCATTGACGAGCGGCGCGATCACTGCGTCCGAATTCGTGCTCTTTCCGATCGGTTTTCTCGCGGCGGCGATTAGCGGCTACTTGTGCATCAAGTTCCTGTTGCAATTTTTGCAACGCAACACCACCAACCTGTTCGTCTACTATCGTTGGGCGCTCGCCGTCGTTATCATCATCGTCGCGCTGATCCGAGGATGAATTTGCGTCGCGCGATTTTCATCCTGGCTTGTATTCTCGCGCTGACCGCGTGCGACGCGACCGCGACCCCGCGTCCGCCCACGCGCCTCACGCTCATCGGCGACGACACGATGGCGTGGCTCGCGCAAGAACTCGGCAAGGCGTACACGCAACGCCACCCCGCCGTCACCTTCTCGATTCAATCCGCAAACCCGACGACCGCATTGAGCGCGGCGAACGAGTACTCGTTTACAATCGGTCTCGTCGCGCGTGCGATCAAGCCCACCGAACTACCGCGCACGCGTGCGACGCCGATTGCACTCGACGGCATCGCGGTCATCGTGAATCGCGCGAATCCGATCAACGCGATCCAACGCAGTCAGATCGCCGAAATCTTTAGCGGACAAATCGCGACCTGGCCCCTCGGACCGAGCATCGGCAAACCAATTGTTGTCGTCAGCCGCGAAGATGGCGCGGGTACGCGCGACGCGTTCGACGCGATGGTGATGGGCACACAACGCGTGACGCGCGCCGCGCTCGTCATGCCGAACGAAACCGCGATGGTGGACTATATCGCCAAACACGTCGAAGCGATTGGCTACGGCTCCCTGGGCGCGCTGACGCCGGACGTGAACGCACTCATCATTGACGACGTGCCGCTCACATCGCAAACTGTCGAGGCGAAAAAGTATCCGCTCGTCCGCGTCCTCTCCTTCATCGCACCGCAAACTCCCGACCCCGAAGTGCAAGATTTCATCGCGTTCGCCTTGAGCGCGGAGGGTCAAAAGATCGTCGCGCAGAGGTACGGACGCGTGCAGTAAAGGATGATGACCGCGATATTCTCAAGCCAAACCGAAACGTAGAGGCGCCCCGGCGGGGCGCCTCTACACCCACGATAATTTATCCAAAATAATTTACAACAATTTTACACCCCCCTAACTCCACCCTTACCCATCTGCGATTATAATGCAAGCAACTCTGATGAAGGAGATGCTTATGGAAATGACTCGCCGCGAGTTTATCAAAGATATGTCCTTTGCCGCCGCGCTCGTCGGATTGCCAGCGTGGGCAACCCAGATGGACGAGAACCCTCTCGACGCGATGCTCACACGCGCACCCGCCGATTATCCCTGGACATTCATCCCCGCGCACGAACTTGGAACTGGCAACCCGATCATCACCCCGCTCAATCGCATCGCGTTTGGTCCGCGCCCCGGCGATTTCGAACGCGTGCAAAGCATCGGCATAGACGCGTACATCGAAGAACAACTCAGCCCCGATACGCTCGACGATTCGCCGCTGCAGCAATGGCTCGATCAAGCATACCCCACGCTCAAGATGAGTACCGCCGAGCTAGCGGAAAAATATCAGCAGCCCCAGCCAA
This genomic interval carries:
- a CDS encoding DUF5317 domain-containing protein, with the protein product MTLFAIVLFALGAGILLWQARAHPTHQSSTLPPFRFLLLPVVGLVLQAIALRWAGGIERTILFVLSQCLLVVFFVANRSTPALWLLAVGFLLNLLPMIFNGGYMPITPEAMSKLNPAVAVEHWQSGLVRPGSKDIVLPASDAPFWFLGDVFVLSRPFPLPTAFSIGDLVLLVGFGVALYQFSKPKGVVHGESSRSGATG
- a CDS encoding DUF1385 domain-containing protein is translated as MMRGRRFVACAVRDPQGTIVTVSEPIAPAIYASRWSKLPFLRAMTILWDTLVLGTKMLLFSANIAVQEDKPHDHVESKPGSPTATPAPSQGLPAGVAFGTLAVSLTFGIGLFFVLPLVLVNFADPYLATWLVHRDATSLASNLLEGAIRLSLFLAYLWAISLMPDVRRVFQYHGAEHKTIAAEEAGAALTPETIQKFSKAHPRCGTGFLLTVVVVSILVFVLLGQPPLVLRIVSRIVLIPVVAALSYELIKFSSAHQNNPVLEWLVVKPSLALQGFTTREPDDQMIQVAVAALHKVQAEENASQRN
- the uppP gene encoding undecaprenyl-diphosphatase UppP, producing MQILQAILLGIIQGLTEFIPISSSAHLVIVPWLFEWNDPALESLTFDVALHLGTLLALLAFFASDWVRLIRAGIASILERKIGDDVDRRLAWFLVVGSIPGGVVGVLAESKIEELFHPKNAPIQATAMIAMGVIIALLGAALFAAERLARHLRTLPQVTWRDAILIGIAQSFAIFPGVSRSGATITTGLALGLQRETAARFSFLLSAPIIAGAGAKSLWDIFKALTSGAITASEFVLFPIGFLAAAISGYLCIKFLLQFLQRNTTNLFVYYRWALAVVIIIVALIRG
- a CDS encoding tetratricopeptide repeat protein: MALNSTASLVVAKTHRPPRRADLLRRPRLIDFLYAHIEKQLCLITAPAGYGKTSLLIDFAHDADFPVAWYALDEFDNTPHTFLQYLLASIRVHFPTFGSQALMALDRAADSLESLQSVVALIANDLFRLPDHLVIIFDDYHAIHNPTIHDLVALLIRYGAESCHLILDSRTLPKIPDQILLLARGQMDGLSINELKFTAPEIQALVQQNFKLAVPEERAQELAQVTDGWITALLLMAHQMGWRELVEGAALAPDAAGRVYEYLAEQVFAKQPPEIQRFMIGSSILDPLDPDLLNRLPGVEHARQHLDILQSQQLFVTRLGGTTEAYTYHPLFREFLKTRLRYEDPAWFETLALTCAKLFEEQGQWERVVEIHLSLGRTEDAVRALESAEDSLRTPSHIAVMSPWLEALPAQTSDLRPHLQSLKGKIHRSRGELEQALFFFDSAARLFEQMGDPISAADKIELKGAVLALLGRYRECIEHADKIDALVGSLSHSQAMRLKAASLHLRGTSEYSLGDLANAFAHLKNASEMFGATEDLIGQANVYHDLGITTRAQGLLSEALSYYSAALRLWEQLQNPGSAASTLNSLGNVYYLQGETREADKILRDALVRAREEGTRRIEALVLATLGDLYRDLGDYPQALEFYADSLRAAQEAHRAYIVFYSKLGTSDCYRLMGDLRRAREWLDSAAQHVQTNESALEVGQFKLCRGLLAQEQAQLDEAIVLFGEASALFHASGNKHLEAQTEFNLAHALNIQGKVELAQKHLMPVARLVDELGYDNFLVVDGRRTELTLRMASTMRQVGARFKQILERIRPVPSQTFVYVTATQATPALSVYTLGQERFTFNGVEVSQLRPQARELFLFLLTRYPQGARRDELWELFWPDSSAERADGALRITATRIRKALCPVVLANGWYALAPEQLWYDTYEFEKGLTDANRAQGERAKIARLEQALELYRGDYLERVEGDWVIVERERLKKIYLAALISLGETYNQVGDLDAALQTYNRASRSEPFFEAAWRGGMQTHVRMGNRAAALAHYEKLKTMLQEEMGVEPSPEVQRFYRRIVQMTV
- a CDS encoding phosphate ABC transporter substrate-binding protein, whose protein sequence is MNLRRAIFILACILALTACDATATPRPPTRLTLIGDDTMAWLAQELGKAYTQRHPAVTFSIQSANPTTALSAANEYSFTIGLVARAIKPTELPRTRATPIALDGIAVIVNRANPINAIQRSQIAEIFSGQIATWPLGPSIGKPIVVVSREDGAGTRDAFDAMVMGTQRVTRAALVMPNETAMVDYIAKHVEAIGYGSLGALTPDVNALIIDDVPLTSQTVEAKKYPLVRVLSFIAPQTPDPEVQDFIAFALSAEGQKIVAQRYGRVQ
- a CDS encoding CinA family protein, translated to MPDQDSLARAVHELLLARKQTLAIAESCTGGLVTHRLTNLAGSSNYLIAAVIAYAYQAKVAALGVTWDTLNHHGAVSPETATEMARGAREKFSATIGVAVTGIAGPGGSTPDKPVGLTYLALASADGVIVEKHIWNGDRVANKTQSADAVLHLLLRYLSNPKS